DNA from Pseudomonas mendocina:
CGTGCAGCGCCCGGTGGATCACCCACGCCGGCCAATCGACTACCAGCCGCTGGACGCTTTCTGGAAGCGCCGTGGCTACCGTCACCATCCCGAATTGCACACCCATTACCACTGGCGCGACCTGGACGAAGCTGAGGAATCGGCCAAACCCATGTCGTTCTGGTTGAAGGAGCTTGCCGCATGATCAAGGTCGCCGCCTGCCAGTACCACATCGAGTTGTTCACCACCTGGGAGGCTTATGCCGAGCACCTCACTGCGCTGTGCGAGGCTGCGGCCGCACAGGGCGCCGACCTGCTGCTGCTGCCGGAGTACGCCGGCCTGGTGCTGACCGGCCAGTTGCCGGAAGCCGAGCGTGGCGACTTGCACGGCTCCATCGCCGGCATCCAGCCGCTGCTGCCGCGCTGGCTGGCACTGTGCGAGAGCCTGGCGCAGCGGCTGAAAATCTACCTGCAACCCGGTTCGGTAGCCGTGCTGGACGACGACGGTATCTACCGCAATCGCGCCTGGCTGTTCGGCCCGGAAGGCTGCCTGGGCACGCAGGACAAGTTGATCATGACCCGCTTCGAAGTGGAGCAGTGGCACATCGCTGCAGGCAGTGGCCTTAAGGTGTTCGACACGGCGCTGGGCAAGCTGGGCATCCTGATCTGCTATGACAACGAATTCCCCTTGCTGGCGCATACCCTGGCCGAGGCGGGCGTCGATCTGATTCTCGCCCCCAGTTGCACCGACACCGTGGCCGGCTTTCACCGCGTGCGTATCGGCGCCCAGGCCCGTGCGCTGGAGAATCAGATCGCCGTGCTGCATTCGCCCACCGTCGGTCTGGCGCCCTGGTCGCCATCGCTGGACGAGGGATATGGTCGCGCGTCGCTGTACGTGCCGTCGGACTACGGCATGCCGGCCAGCGGCATCGTCGCCGAGAGCGAGGAGCTATGCCCCACACGCAGCCATTGGCTGATCTGCGAACTGGATCTGGATGAAGTGCGTCGGGTACGCGAGCAAGGTCAGGTGTTCACCCGGCGCGACTGGCCGCGGCAGTTCGATGACGGCCTGCTGGTGCTGCGTTGAACGCTCCGCAGACCCTGCCGGATTCACCCCAGGCCGCCTATGCGCGCGCGCTTGCAGCCGGCTTCGTGGTCGATGTCGCGCAGCGCCGTGCTGTCGAGGCGCTGCAGCAGTGCTTCGAGGCCGCGCAGCGCGGCGAACGGCCCCTTGGCGTTTACCTCTGGGGGCCGGTCGGGCGTGGCAAGACCTGGCTGATGGATAGCTTCTACAACGCCTTGCGCGTGCCGGCGCGACGCCAGCATTTTCATCACTTCATGCAATGGGTGCATCGCCGCCAGTTCCAACTGACCGGCAATGCCGACCCGCTGCGCCTGCTGGCCGAGGAGCTGGGACGCGAGGTGCGCGTGCTGTGTTTCGACGAGCTGTTCGTCAGCGATATCGGCGATGCCATGCTGCTCGGTCGCCTGCTCAGCCTGGTGGTCGAGCAGGGCGTGGTGCTGGTGGCGACCTCCAACCAACCACCGGATCAGCTTTACGCCGAGGGCTATAACCGCGAGCGATTCCTGCCGGCCATCGCCGCGCTCAAGGCGCATATGCAGTTGGTGGCGGTGGATGGCGATCAGGACCATCGCCTGCATCCCGATGCCGAGGTGCAGCGCTATTGGGTGCGGCAGCCGCATGCCTTGGATGAGCTGTTCGCTCGTTTGAGCGAGGGGCAGGTCATTTGCCGTGAGCCAGCGGAGCTGGCCCATCGCAGCGTTTCGACCCTCGGCCACAGTCCAGCAGCGTTGTGGTGCCGTTTCCGCGACCTGTGCGAGCAGCCATTGGCGGCGGTGGATTTCATCGAGTTGTGCGAGCGCTTTCCGGTCATCCTGCTCGGCGAGGTGCCATGCCTGGGCGGTGAGCAGCGTGAAGGGCGCATTGCCCGTGGCACCGAGGATGCTGCCGAACGGGTCGATGCCGGGGATCGGCAGTTGCCGGCGCTGTCGCGCAATGACGATGCGGTGCGACGTTTCATCGCCCTGGTCGACGAGTGCTACGACCGCCGTGTGCCGCTGTACATCGAGGCCGAGGTGCCGCTGGATGAGCTCTACACCCAGGGCTACCTCGGCTTCGCCTTCCAGCGCACCCTGAGTCGCCTGCGCGAGATGCAGCTGGCACGTTTTGGGCGTTTATAGCACCAGCATCTGCAACTCACGGCTGACGTTGACATTGATACCGCCGCCACTGGAGTTGACGTTCTGACTGGTGCCGCGCAGTGGGTTGTACAGCGTGCCGCTGCCGTTGCGTGGCAGCCGTACCGTGCCTGTTTCCTGCGCCCAGAACAGCCACAGCCAGCGACCATCGGCGCGCTGCCAGGCGATGCTGATCATCCCTGCCGGCGCGTTGGCGAAGGCAGGCGGATTCTGCGGAGTCAGGCGCGGACCGGTGATCTGCAGAAAGCGCTTGAGCGCCTGATAGGCTGGCTTCTCGCTGCCGTCCAGGCGCAGCAGGCCGTAAAACTGATCCCGTGGCGTAGCGCGGGCATCCAGATCGCTCAGGGCGAAGAGGAAGATACGGTCGAAATCCATCGAACTCATCAGTGCCAGGCGTCGTAGCAGATGGTCGGCCTGGCCCTGTTCACCAATGATCGGCTGCAGCTCCACCGGCCCGGCGTAGCTCGACCAGCCGAACTCGGTCGCCCAGATCGGGCCACTGCCCAGCAGGCGTAGATACTGGTTGAGCGTGTTGGCATTGGCGATGAAATCACCGGCACCCGGTATGTCGCCTTCCGCCTCCTGAGAGTAGGGGTGATAGGCGCTGACACGGCCAGGTTTGATGCTGCCCAGGTGGTA
Protein-coding regions in this window:
- the zapE gene encoding cell division protein ZapE, whose amino-acid sequence is MNAPQTLPDSPQAAYARALAAGFVVDVAQRRAVEALQQCFEAAQRGERPLGVYLWGPVGRGKTWLMDSFYNALRVPARRQHFHHFMQWVHRRQFQLTGNADPLRLLAEELGREVRVLCFDELFVSDIGDAMLLGRLLSLVVEQGVVLVATSNQPPDQLYAEGYNRERFLPAIAALKAHMQLVAVDGDQDHRLHPDAEVQRYWVRQPHALDELFARLSEGQVICREPAELAHRSVSTLGHSPAALWCRFRDLCEQPLAAVDFIELCERFPVILLGEVPCLGGEQREGRIARGTEDAAERVDAGDRQLPALSRNDDAVRRFIALVDECYDRRVPLYIEAEVPLDELYTQGYLGFAFQRTLSRLREMQLARFGRL
- a CDS encoding beta-galactosidase — translated: MFNYRVIEKTACLGLLASAVMACQIAYGAPSQSMKAPRSVTWADFLGLNVQLQWFPEQSYRQQIAKLKELELQWIRIGLHWERMEPRPGQWQWAELDRLMQVIEQEQLKPLVYMVGSAPFATSAPTGVSNPDQYPPTNPQLFANSFATLASRYPYVSAWQVWNEQNIAPFWRPAENPLQYQQLLESTLNALSLARPDATQVIGGHAYYSQMPVQGGYMLESMYHLGSIKPGRVSAYHPYSQEAEGDIPGAGDFIANANTLNQYLRLLGSGPIWATEFGWSSYAGPVELQPIIGEQGQADHLLRRLALMSSMDFDRIFLFALSDLDARATPRDQFYGLLRLDGSEKPAYQALKRFLQITGPRLTPQNPPAFANAPAGMISIAWQRADGRWLWLFWAQETGTVRLPRNGSGTLYNPLRGTSQNVNSSGGGINVNVSRELQMLVL
- a CDS encoding carbon-nitrogen hydrolase family protein translates to MIKVAACQYHIELFTTWEAYAEHLTALCEAAAAQGADLLLLPEYAGLVLTGQLPEAERGDLHGSIAGIQPLLPRWLALCESLAQRLKIYLQPGSVAVLDDDGIYRNRAWLFGPEGCLGTQDKLIMTRFEVEQWHIAAGSGLKVFDTALGKLGILICYDNEFPLLAHTLAEAGVDLILAPSCTDTVAGFHRVRIGAQARALENQIAVLHSPTVGLAPWSPSLDEGYGRASLYVPSDYGMPASGIVAESEELCPTRSHWLICELDLDEVRRVREQGQVFTRRDWPRQFDDGLLVLR